From a single Glycine soja cultivar W05 chromosome 19, ASM419377v2, whole genome shotgun sequence genomic region:
- the LOC114399272 gene encoding protein MAIN-LIKE 1-like has protein sequence MVKTKGLGRALGRVVARGLGRGEDGDDTDDAPQHRRPTASAHRRWVLVIIDDVVHVVPVDSPAVPEAKVVVAGDEPMVDAATPNTGAETDSQDIGDEPEGFPGGPRDLSVLTEYADHVAASVWSGQERPELKLSSHGWKVHHLGRLVSAIEDMVAGTGLSPLIACYIDTGDRGLISSFVERWHWETSSFHLPVGEISIMLDDIAALLHLPIVGALHDFQPLCTDEAVLLLVELLMVSPEVAMVETGQCGGPYVRLQWLRDIYQGRCQKQHWTAATRAYLLHLLGCTLFSNKSATHVYVIHIQVLRDLTLAGRYAWGAAGLVHMYDQLNDASLSTSR, from the exons atggttaaGACTAAAGGATTAGGTCGTGCGTTAGGTAGGGTTGTTGCCAGAGGTCTGGGGAGAGGAGAGGATGGTGATGATACTGATGATGCTCCCCAACATCGAAGGCCGACCGCATCGGCACACAGGCGATGGGTACTAGTCATTATTGACGATGTTGTGCATGTGGTGCCTGTGGACTCGCCTGCGGTACCAGAGGCAAAGGTTGTTGTAGCTGGGGATGAGCCCATGGTAGATGCTGCCACACCGAACACTGGTGCAGAGACTGACTCACAGGATATTGGGGATGAGCCTGAGGGATTTCCTGGTGGACCCAGGGACTTATCAGTGCTTACCGAGTATGCTGACCATGTTGCGGCCAGTGTATGGTCTGGACAG GAACGTCCTGAGTTGAAGTTATCCTCCCATGGGTGGAAGGTGCATCACTTAGGCAGGCTTGTTTCTGCAATTGAGGACATGGTTGCTGGGACAGGATTAAGTCCTTTGATCGCGTGTTATATTGACACTGGTGATCGGGGACTTATATCCTCCTTTGTCGAGAGGTGGCACTGGGAGACTTCTAGTTTCCACCTTCCTGTGGGGGAGATCTCGATCATGTTGGATGACATTGCGGCTCTTCTTCATCTGCCGATCGTTGGTGCACTGCATGACTTCCAGCCTCTGTGCACCGACGAGGCGGTGCTGCTCTTGGTTGAGTTACTTATGGTCTCACCAGAGGTGGCCATGGTCGAGACAGGACAATGTGGCGGACCATATGTACGCCTACAGTGGCTGCGAGACATATATCAAGGCAGATGTCAGAAGCAACACTGGACAGCTGCCACTCGCGCTTATCTTCTGCATCTTTTGGGTTGCACTCTCTTttctaataagagtgcaacccaTGTTTATGTCATACACATACAGGTCCTGCGTGACCTCACTCTTGCTGGGCGGTATGCTTGGGGAGCTGCAGGGCTCGTCCATATGTACGATCAACTTAATGATGCCAGTCTCAGCACTAGCCGATAG